From Humisphaera borealis, the proteins below share one genomic window:
- a CDS encoding multicopper oxidase domain-containing protein, producing MKQTFRLATIALATLVAVTPCSAQTATTGSSPSAATSVRAFQDLWIPPLITGKTFDLALGKSSKSLWPGATTHTYGYNDARFWGPTLVFEQGETVRINVKNNLDEPTTVHWHGLHLPAATDGGPHQLIAAGATWSPSFTVRNNAGTYWYHPHPHESTQKQIAMGAGGLIIIRDPIEAKLALPRAYGVDDIPLVLTSRRFNLADQFTFAGDNDKYGDFSLVNGTLDPKVSLPAQFVRLRILNAEIERGYQLGFSDNRKFYLIATDGGLVDKPVPLSRIKLMVGERIEILVDLSGDKPGATVDLMAYNARQPFGFPGGEPGRSPPNGSYLNNLDFRLLRVNVAAPTAAPITKLPPELTRNKFWSEADATERRTLNILRFGPPNREFAFDRKYYDMHTVNHVVKLGAVEAWTIVNDRTFGHSFHIHDVQFKIVARSDGPVPDYEQGWKDSLYIPRGQSATFVTRFDDFASDTDAFMYHCHMANHEDGGLMGQFLVVNDPATLKPDASGVIRLADRARHAITPAMTATADRQVGTAAPPVEATDLAGKPLRLAALAQKRPVVLFFIEKDCPCSRDAAKYFGRLSVQYGQNCSVVGVINADTETARNWVKETGAGFPLIADPKLELINAYRVTSSASSILVAPGGAIEKVFPGYSATILGELSANVARLSGTTPPALSFDAAPKDPTSGCAFSQ from the coding sequence GTGAAACAGACATTCCGGTTGGCAACGATTGCCCTGGCGACCCTCGTCGCCGTGACGCCGTGCTCGGCCCAGACGGCAACGACCGGCTCCAGTCCTTCCGCGGCAACATCGGTGCGGGCATTCCAGGACCTGTGGATTCCACCGCTGATCACTGGCAAAACCTTCGACCTGGCGCTGGGCAAGTCGAGCAAATCGCTCTGGCCAGGGGCGACCACGCACACATACGGCTACAACGATGCCAGGTTCTGGGGTCCGACTCTCGTTTTCGAACAGGGCGAGACCGTGCGGATCAACGTCAAGAACAACCTCGACGAACCGACCACCGTCCACTGGCACGGCCTGCACCTGCCGGCGGCGACCGACGGCGGCCCACACCAGCTCATCGCGGCCGGTGCGACCTGGTCGCCATCTTTCACCGTTCGGAACAACGCCGGCACCTATTGGTACCACCCCCATCCGCACGAAAGCACTCAGAAGCAGATCGCGATGGGCGCAGGCGGGCTTATCATCATCCGTGACCCGATCGAGGCGAAGCTGGCGCTGCCACGTGCCTATGGTGTTGACGATATCCCACTGGTGCTCACCAGCCGGCGATTCAATCTTGCAGACCAGTTCACTTTCGCCGGCGATAACGACAAATACGGCGACTTTTCACTGGTCAACGGAACGCTCGACCCCAAGGTCAGCCTTCCCGCCCAGTTCGTGCGACTGCGGATCCTGAACGCGGAGATCGAGCGCGGCTACCAACTCGGTTTTAGCGACAACCGGAAGTTTTATCTGATCGCCACCGATGGCGGCCTGGTCGATAAGCCGGTGCCACTTTCGCGGATCAAGCTCATGGTCGGCGAGCGCATTGAGATCCTGGTGGACCTGAGCGGCGACAAGCCGGGCGCGACCGTGGACCTGATGGCGTACAACGCCCGACAGCCGTTCGGATTCCCCGGCGGCGAGCCCGGACGATCGCCGCCGAACGGCAGCTATCTCAACAACCTCGACTTTCGGCTGCTGCGCGTGAACGTCGCGGCCCCCACCGCCGCTCCGATCACGAAGCTGCCACCGGAACTGACCCGCAACAAATTCTGGAGCGAAGCCGATGCGACCGAGCGCCGCACCTTGAACATCCTCCGCTTCGGTCCGCCAAATCGGGAGTTCGCGTTTGATCGCAAGTATTACGACATGCACACGGTGAATCATGTCGTCAAGCTCGGCGCGGTGGAAGCCTGGACGATCGTGAACGATCGGACCTTCGGGCACTCGTTTCATATTCATGATGTGCAGTTCAAAATCGTCGCACGCAGCGACGGGCCAGTGCCCGACTACGAGCAGGGCTGGAAGGATTCGCTGTACATACCACGCGGTCAGTCGGCGACATTTGTGACCCGCTTCGACGACTTCGCCAGCGATACCGACGCCTTCATGTATCACTGCCACATGGCCAATCACGAGGACGGGGGCCTCATGGGCCAGTTCCTCGTGGTCAATGACCCCGCGACGCTCAAACCCGATGCCAGCGGCGTGATCCGGCTGGCCGACCGTGCGCGGCATGCGATCACACCGGCCATGACCGCCACGGCCGACCGTCAGGTCGGCACGGCCGCGCCCCCAGTTGAAGCAACCGACCTGGCCGGCAAACCCCTGCGGCTGGCTGCCCTGGCGCAGAAGCGGCCGGTGGTCCTGTTCTTCATCGAGAAGGACTGCCCCTGCTCGCGTGATGCGGCCAAGTACTTCGGGCGGCTGTCCGTGCAGTACGGCCAGAACTGCTCGGTCGTCGGCGTCATTAATGCCGACACCGAGACCGCCAGGAACTGGGTGAAAGAAACCGGCGCAGGGTTCCCGCTGATCGCAGACCCGAAGTTGGAGCTGATCAACGCTTATCGCGTGACCTCCAGCGCCAGCTCAATCCTGGTGGCGCCCGGTGGCGCCATAGAGAAGGTCTTTCCCGGTTACAGCGCGACAATACTCGGCGAGCTGTCGGCCAATGTCGCCAGGCTCAGTGGGACGACGCCGCCGGCTTTGTCGTTCGACGCCGCGCCGAAAGATCCGACCTCCGGCTGCGCCTTTTCGCAGTAA
- a CDS encoding segregation and condensation protein A, whose translation MEHREYRVELDVYNGPLDLLLYLLKKDEVDIYDIPITQILDSYMHYVDLLKDFSAKSGLDINVAGDFLVMAATLMEIKSAMLLPKLKPDEGKEGRSAAQDLADPRYELVQQLLEYKRFKDTAVLLDRKQHEHQDRFARYPAKRDTTGDEPPPVDMDEVQVWDLLSAFSKLMSEIGQRKPKVHEVNYDDTPIELHATDIEDRLKREGKLTLKQLIVGRTSKSEIIGVFLALLELIRQKKILVHQGDDLNDLEIDPAPEEHRRTYEHASLALSEGAEQTRDAEATDVPAAGDSDR comes from the coding sequence GTGGAACATCGTGAATACCGCGTCGAACTCGACGTCTACAACGGCCCGCTCGACCTGCTGCTCTACCTCCTCAAGAAGGACGAGGTAGACATCTACGACATCCCCATCACGCAGATCCTCGATTCGTACATGCACTACGTGGACCTGCTGAAGGACTTCAGCGCCAAGTCCGGCCTGGACATCAACGTCGCCGGCGACTTTTTGGTGATGGCCGCGACGCTGATGGAGATCAAGTCGGCCATGCTGCTGCCGAAGCTCAAGCCCGACGAGGGCAAGGAAGGCCGATCGGCCGCTCAGGACCTGGCCGACCCGCGGTACGAACTCGTGCAGCAACTGCTGGAGTACAAGCGGTTCAAAGACACGGCGGTTCTACTGGACCGCAAACAGCACGAGCACCAGGACCGTTTCGCCCGCTACCCCGCCAAACGCGATACGACCGGCGACGAACCGCCGCCGGTTGACATGGACGAGGTGCAGGTCTGGGACCTGCTGTCGGCGTTCAGCAAGCTGATGAGCGAGATCGGCCAGCGAAAGCCGAAGGTTCATGAAGTCAATTACGACGACACCCCGATCGAGCTGCACGCCACCGACATCGAAGACCGGTTGAAGCGCGAAGGCAAGCTGACGCTCAAGCAGCTCATCGTCGGCCGGACGAGCAAGAGCGAGATCATCGGCGTCTTCCTGGCGCTGCTGGAACTGATCCGCCAGAAGAAAATCCTGGTTCACCAGGGGGATGATCTGAACGACCTGGAGATCGACCCCGCCCCCGAAGAACACCGCCGAACGTACGAGCACGCGAGCCTGGCGCTGAGCGAAGGAGCGGAACAGACGCGAGACGCGGAAGCGACGGATGTGCCGGCCGCTGGTGATTCCGATCGCTGA
- a CDS encoding DUF2341 domain-containing protein, giving the protein MAHLAKMLLAVLVLAGSSVAAAGYGDWKHTGSIFVLTTPEGANLPASASEKDFPILVRLHRDFFDFAQAQPNGQDIRFSTPGGDPLAYQIDEWDAKAGAASIWVRLPILKGNERQEIRVHWGRSDAKSESDGRAVFNDNNGFLSVLHMDEALADDAGSVQPKNGGTTATTGPIGAARTFAERQGIACGEKIANFPAGAAPHTSEAWIRARRSNGTIIAWGNEQAQGKVVMQFRSPPHIQMDCYFSGGNVSGASRVPTDEWVYVTHSYQQGESRVYVNGVLDGTNKSAGSPLNVRTPARFWIGGWYNNFSFVGDMDEVRISKVTRSADWVKLCYENQKPLQTLVGPVVRPGSSFGVTPAKIEVKEGSTATLTADAAGALKIYWSLKRDGTETPLAVDRFSLMFAPGRVTGDQNATIVCKAVFPSEVKNKEIDVLIKEAIPEPQFTLEAPATWDGREPIEIKANISNRDTLTATRSGPLTYRWAIAGIAATSSEIPGGLLLSRAHNSGKLSITATISNGGPAITQTIEIAVTEPVQDPWVYRTATKDEKPIDNQFYARDDRNEGTLFCNGGLAERPDSVFLRVTADDKPYQDLSQKLDAEGRYAFTVKLKPGLVKYAVKLGTKTGDDEKILHAATNLVCGDAYLIDGQSNAEATAWGKDEVNFTSTWIRTFGSMEGSPQGSRQIVWGDAVARGKGAKLQVGYWGLDLARRLVESQKMPICIINGAVGGTRIDQHQRNFADPEDVTTIYGRLLWRVRQAGLTHGIRGVLWHQGENDQGADGPTGGFGWQTYRQLFVEMAGAWKQDYPNIQHYYVFQIWPKSCAMGIDGSDNRLREVQRNLSTAFSRLSLMSTLGIDPPGGCHYPPEGYAEFARLILPLIERDHYGKVPTAPITPPNLRRAYAASGTTDRLVMEFDQPVKWDDSLKGQFYLDGVSGGIASGVCNGNVVTLQLSAPLAAKTLTYLDSKAWSQKTLLRGENGIAALTFCEVPIQTATSKSQK; this is encoded by the coding sequence ATGGCCCATCTGGCAAAAATGCTTCTCGCGGTGTTGGTTCTCGCGGGTTCATCAGTCGCGGCGGCAGGTTACGGCGACTGGAAACACACGGGTTCCATCTTCGTTCTCACGACGCCCGAGGGCGCGAATCTCCCGGCATCAGCCTCGGAGAAAGATTTCCCGATCCTCGTCCGGCTTCACCGGGACTTCTTCGACTTCGCACAGGCCCAGCCCAATGGCCAGGACATCCGTTTCTCGACACCTGGTGGCGATCCGCTGGCGTACCAGATTGACGAGTGGGATGCCAAGGCCGGGGCAGCGAGCATCTGGGTAAGACTTCCGATCCTGAAAGGGAACGAGCGCCAGGAGATCCGCGTGCACTGGGGCAGATCAGACGCCAAGTCCGAATCCGACGGCCGGGCTGTCTTCAACGACAACAATGGGTTCCTCAGCGTTCTGCACATGGACGAGGCACTGGCAGACGACGCAGGATCGGTTCAGCCGAAGAATGGCGGCACCACAGCCACCACCGGTCCGATCGGTGCCGCCCGCACGTTCGCCGAAAGGCAAGGCATCGCCTGCGGCGAGAAGATCGCCAATTTCCCCGCCGGCGCGGCACCGCACACCTCGGAAGCGTGGATTCGCGCGCGGCGTTCCAACGGCACGATCATTGCCTGGGGCAATGAGCAGGCGCAGGGCAAGGTGGTCATGCAGTTTCGCAGCCCGCCACACATCCAGATGGACTGCTACTTCTCGGGCGGCAACGTGTCCGGTGCGAGCCGGGTTCCGACCGACGAGTGGGTGTATGTCACTCATTCCTACCAACAGGGCGAATCGCGCGTCTATGTGAACGGTGTGCTCGACGGCACGAATAAATCCGCCGGCTCTCCACTCAATGTCCGGACGCCCGCGCGGTTCTGGATCGGCGGTTGGTACAACAACTTCAGCTTCGTCGGTGACATGGACGAAGTGCGCATTTCGAAGGTCACCCGGTCGGCCGACTGGGTCAAACTCTGCTACGAGAACCAGAAGCCGCTGCAAACGCTCGTCGGCCCGGTGGTCAGGCCCGGCTCGTCGTTCGGTGTGACGCCGGCGAAGATCGAGGTAAAGGAAGGCTCAACCGCCACCCTTACCGCGGATGCCGCCGGTGCCCTGAAGATCTATTGGAGCCTGAAGCGCGACGGCACTGAGACCCCCCTGGCGGTCGACCGATTCTCGCTGATGTTCGCCCCCGGTCGCGTCACCGGAGATCAGAACGCGACCATCGTCTGCAAGGCGGTCTTTCCGTCAGAGGTGAAAAACAAGGAGATCGACGTCCTGATCAAGGAAGCGATCCCCGAGCCCCAGTTCACTCTTGAAGCACCGGCGACGTGGGACGGACGCGAACCGATCGAAATCAAGGCGAATATCAGCAATCGCGACACCCTGACGGCGACGCGGTCCGGCCCCCTGACCTATCGCTGGGCGATCGCCGGCATCGCGGCCACCTCATCGGAAATCCCGGGCGGCCTTCTCCTGTCGCGCGCTCATAACAGCGGCAAGCTGAGCATTACGGCCACGATCAGCAACGGCGGGCCCGCCATCACCCAAACCATCGAGATTGCCGTCACCGAGCCGGTGCAGGACCCCTGGGTCTATCGAACGGCGACAAAGGACGAGAAGCCGATCGATAACCAGTTCTACGCCCGCGACGACCGCAACGAAGGCACGCTCTTCTGCAATGGCGGACTGGCCGAGCGGCCGGATTCAGTGTTTCTGCGCGTGACCGCTGATGACAAGCCGTACCAGGACCTGAGCCAGAAGCTCGACGCCGAAGGACGATACGCATTCACCGTCAAGCTCAAGCCCGGCCTGGTGAAGTACGCAGTAAAACTCGGGACCAAAACCGGCGACGACGAAAAGATCCTGCACGCTGCGACGAACCTGGTCTGCGGCGACGCATACTTGATCGACGGCCAATCCAACGCCGAAGCGACCGCGTGGGGCAAGGACGAGGTCAACTTCACCAGCACATGGATTCGAACCTTCGGCAGCATGGAAGGCAGTCCCCAGGGATCGCGACAGATCGTCTGGGGCGATGCCGTCGCCCGCGGCAAGGGCGCGAAACTTCAGGTCGGCTACTGGGGGCTCGATCTTGCCCGTCGGCTGGTCGAAAGCCAGAAGATGCCGATCTGCATCATCAACGGCGCAGTCGGCGGAACGCGCATCGATCAGCACCAACGCAACTTCGCCGATCCCGAAGACGTGACCACCATCTACGGCCGTCTGCTCTGGCGGGTCCGCCAGGCGGGCCTGACGCATGGCATTCGGGGCGTCCTTTGGCACCAGGGCGAAAACGACCAGGGCGCCGACGGGCCGACCGGCGGCTTCGGCTGGCAGACGTACCGCCAGCTCTTTGTCGAGATGGCCGGTGCATGGAAGCAGGACTACCCCAACATCCAGCACTATTACGTCTTCCAGATCTGGCCGAAATCCTGTGCCATGGGCATCGACGGCTCCGACAACCGCCTGCGCGAGGTCCAGCGAAACCTGTCGACGGCGTTCTCCCGGCTCAGCCTGATGTCGACCCTGGGGATCGATCCACCGGGCGGCTGCCACTACCCGCCCGAAGGGTATGCCGAGTTCGCGCGATTGATCCTGCCGCTGATCGAGCGCGACCACTACGGCAAAGTTCCCACCGCCCCGATCACGCCGCCGAACCTTCGTCGTGCCTATGCCGCCAGCGGGACGACGGACCGCCTGGTGATGGAATTCGACCAGCCGGTGAAGTGGGATGACAGCCTGAAGGGGCAGTTCTACCTGGACGGCGTATCAGGCGGCATCGCTTCGGGCGTGTGCAATGGGAACGTTGTGACGCTGCAGCTGTCGGCCCCGCTCGCCGCCAAAACCCTGACCTATCTCGATAGCAAGGCATGGAGCCAGAAGACATTACTGCGCGGCGAAAACGGAATTGCCGCGCTCACCTTCTGCGAGGTCCCCATCCAGACGGCAACGTCCAAATCGCAGAAGTAG
- a CDS encoding ThuA domain-containing protein, whose product MSQLNRRDVLKFAGLFAGGALLSPLADRLAQAADGPKKRILFFTKSSGFQHSAITRPADAPTKLAFAEQYLTDIGAKHGFEVVCSKDGTMFTPENIAKFDAFAFYTTGDLTKDSDKYASVPKKGPDGKALKDDKGKAIVEKGALLWKEPGMGDAGKAAFLEAIKQGKGFMAFHSATDTFHSAKHQKGELIRDVDDKGQDAFDPYIQMIGGEFIVHGAQQKSLLKAVDPKFPGAKAYDNADFSEEWYSLKNFAPDLHVILVQDPAKMTGPMYQRKPFPETWARMHGKGRVFYTSMGHREDVWQRPEFEGLVVGAMQWITGQIEVDVTPNIKQVTPDADAKQFAAGK is encoded by the coding sequence ATGTCTCAATTGAATCGTCGCGATGTTCTGAAGTTCGCCGGTCTGTTCGCCGGCGGTGCACTGTTGTCCCCGCTCGCCGATCGCCTGGCGCAAGCCGCCGACGGGCCGAAGAAGCGGATTCTCTTTTTCACCAAATCCAGCGGATTTCAGCACAGCGCCATTACCCGCCCTGCCGATGCGCCGACCAAGCTCGCATTCGCCGAGCAGTACCTGACCGACATCGGCGCCAAGCACGGCTTTGAGGTCGTCTGCTCGAAGGACGGCACGATGTTCACCCCCGAAAACATCGCAAAGTTCGACGCCTTCGCGTTTTACACCACCGGCGACCTGACCAAGGATTCGGACAAGTACGCTTCCGTCCCCAAGAAGGGACCCGATGGCAAAGCCCTGAAAGACGATAAGGGCAAAGCGATCGTGGAAAAGGGTGCCCTCCTCTGGAAAGAACCCGGCATGGGCGACGCCGGCAAGGCCGCCTTCCTGGAGGCGATCAAGCAGGGCAAGGGCTTCATGGCCTTCCACTCAGCGACCGACACTTTCCACAGCGCCAAGCACCAGAAGGGCGAACTGATCCGCGACGTCGATGACAAGGGCCAGGACGCGTTCGACCCCTATATCCAGATGATTGGCGGCGAATTCATCGTCCACGGCGCTCAGCAGAAGTCGCTGCTCAAAGCCGTGGACCCGAAGTTCCCCGGCGCCAAGGCGTACGACAACGCCGACTTCTCCGAAGAGTGGTACTCGCTGAAAAACTTCGCGCCCGACCTGCACGTGATCCTGGTGCAGGACCCGGCGAAGATGACCGGCCCGATGTACCAGCGCAAGCCTTTCCCCGAGACCTGGGCGCGGATGCACGGCAAGGGCAGGGTGTTCTACACATCGATGGGCCACCGCGAAGACGTCTGGCAGCGGCCGGAGTTCGAAGGCCTGGTCGTCGGCGCCATGCAGTGGATCACCGGGCAGATCGAGGTCGATGTGACGCCAAACATCAAACAGGTCACGCCCGACGCAGACGCCAAGCAGTTCGCAGCCGGCAAATAG
- a CDS encoding ATP-dependent helicase — MRASGMDAELPDSLYSKLNDQQRAAATAGDAPLLIVAGAGTGKTNTLAYRVAHLIAKGADPGRILLLTFSRRAAAEMGKRVRSILESASAAQLPHRPVSLLSKLWSGTFHAVGNRLLRLHGQALGIGDSFTVLDRSDAEDLLNSVRSELELDKGDVRFPRKETCLAIYSRCVNATDTVEDVLKNQFPWCSGYPEQLKKLFKAFVARKQEQNTLDYDDLLLYWFHLMQDEELAAGVRARFDHVLVDEYQDTNRLQSGILRKLKPDGVGLTVVGDDAQSIYSFRAATVHNILEFPQHFPGTTVAKLEQNYRSVQPILSATNAVIAECPHRYNKDLFTTKKGGALPRLVTVQDEDKQSDYLIGRILQHVEAGIPLKKQAVLFRTSHHSDALEVELSRRNIPFVKYGGLKFLEAAHVKDTLAILRLAENPKDAISAQRVLQLIDGIGPAVAKKAVQHLSSRHFDLKAWESFSCPSAAWEQWPPFVAMMISLRNDKLPLPDQVAKVREFYAPVLEKRYDNPTVRKRDLEQMEQISAGFTSRSQMLAELTLDPPNSTQDLAGPPLREEDYLILSTIHSAKGCEWDCVYVIHAADGNIPSDMATGTAEDIEEERRLFYVALTRAKDFLEVLFPLKYYAKKHAMGDRHSYAQLTRFLPENVSEKFEKVKVAAPEAVSDTPVRVGQPSEVKRKIAAMFG, encoded by the coding sequence GGGAAGACCAATACACTGGCGTATCGCGTCGCCCACCTGATCGCCAAGGGCGCCGATCCCGGGCGGATCTTGCTTCTGACGTTCAGCCGCCGCGCCGCCGCCGAGATGGGCAAGCGCGTGCGATCGATTCTTGAATCTGCTTCTGCTGCCCAACTTCCCCACCGCCCGGTCTCGCTACTTTCCAAACTTTGGTCCGGTACTTTTCACGCCGTCGGCAATCGCCTCCTTCGGCTGCACGGCCAGGCGCTGGGCATTGGCGACAGCTTTACCGTGCTCGATCGTTCCGATGCCGAAGACCTGCTCAACAGCGTGCGGTCGGAGCTGGAACTGGATAAAGGCGACGTTCGCTTCCCGCGCAAAGAGACGTGCCTGGCGATCTACAGCCGGTGCGTGAATGCGACTGATACCGTCGAAGACGTGCTGAAGAACCAATTCCCCTGGTGCTCGGGATATCCGGAGCAACTCAAGAAGCTGTTCAAGGCGTTCGTCGCCCGGAAGCAGGAGCAGAACACCCTCGACTACGACGACCTGCTGCTCTACTGGTTTCACCTGATGCAGGACGAGGAACTGGCCGCCGGCGTGCGGGCGCGGTTCGATCATGTATTAGTCGACGAGTACCAGGACACCAATCGGCTGCAATCCGGCATCCTGCGAAAGCTCAAGCCCGATGGCGTCGGCCTGACCGTGGTCGGCGACGATGCCCAGAGCATTTACAGCTTCCGGGCCGCGACGGTACACAACATCCTGGAGTTCCCGCAGCACTTCCCCGGGACTACCGTCGCGAAGCTCGAACAGAACTACCGAAGCGTTCAGCCGATCCTGTCCGCGACGAATGCGGTGATCGCCGAGTGCCCGCACCGGTACAACAAGGACCTGTTCACCACGAAGAAGGGCGGCGCACTGCCTCGGCTGGTGACGGTGCAGGACGAAGACAAGCAGAGCGATTACCTGATCGGCCGAATCCTGCAGCATGTCGAAGCCGGTATTCCGCTGAAGAAGCAGGCCGTGCTGTTCCGCACGTCGCACCACTCCGATGCACTGGAAGTCGAACTGAGCCGACGGAACATCCCGTTCGTGAAGTACGGCGGTTTGAAGTTCCTCGAGGCGGCGCACGTCAAAGACACGCTGGCGATACTGCGATTGGCGGAGAACCCGAAAGACGCCATCAGCGCCCAGCGCGTCCTGCAACTGATCGACGGCATCGGCCCGGCGGTCGCGAAGAAGGCCGTCCAGCACCTGTCATCGCGGCACTTTGATTTGAAGGCGTGGGAAAGCTTTTCGTGCCCGTCGGCGGCGTGGGAGCAGTGGCCGCCGTTCGTGGCGATGATGATCTCACTCCGCAATGACAAGCTGCCGCTGCCCGACCAGGTGGCAAAAGTGCGGGAGTTTTACGCGCCCGTGCTGGAGAAGAGGTACGACAACCCGACGGTGCGGAAGCGCGATCTGGAGCAGATGGAGCAGATCTCCGCCGGCTTCACGAGCCGCAGCCAGATGCTGGCCGAACTGACGCTCGATCCGCCCAACAGCACGCAGGATTTGGCCGGTCCGCCGTTGCGGGAAGAGGACTACCTGATTCTGTCGACGATCCACTCGGCCAAAGGGTGCGAGTGGGACTGCGTGTATGTCATCCACGCCGCCGACGGCAACATCCCCAGCGACATGGCGACCGGCACGGCCGAGGACATCGAAGAAGAACGCCGTCTGTTCTACGTCGCGCTCACGCGGGCGAAGGACTTTCTGGAGGTACTGTTCCCCCTGAAGTACTACGCCAAGAAGCACGCGATGGGAGACCGCCACAGCTACGCGCAGCTCACGCGGTTCCTGCCGGAGAACGTGTCGGAGAAGTTTGAAAAAGTGAAAGTCGCCGCCCCCGAGGCTGTCAGCGATACGCCCGTGCGGGTGGGACAGCCGAGCGAGGTGAAGCGCAAAATCGCGGCGATGTTCGGGTGA
- a CDS encoding M3 family oligoendopeptidase — MTAAAPATTSRTFVPADIDLADFDRIEPLYRILLDRPVETVAQLQSWLKDASELSAAIDEYGNRRYIDNSCHTDDPALEKAYLHYVENVDPKVKPLAFEMQKKFLASPALEQLRGDRWYAMLERKWKADVEVFRAENVPLETQVTKLTNEYDKISGEQMVTFKGKEYTPQQIARFYEQTDRPTRQGAWEAATSRRLQDAERIETIFDKQLPLRQTIAQNAGMRNYRDLAWKANKRFDYTPADCQRFADAIAATVVPLVAKLHADRAKDLGIDSVRPWDLEVDPQNRSPLHPFAENDVDGFVAKTREIFDRLSPDIAADFDQLKLHGNLDLASRKGKQPGGYQCSLEESKQPFIFMNAAGLHRDVETLLHEGGHAFHYQWACRKEPLVFLRSAPMEFCEVASMAMELLGGEHLDVFYDAEGQARAARKKLEGILRFFPWMATIDQFQHWIYTHQGHSREERAAHWLMLMDRFGKGVDWTGHELARRTLWQRQLHLFHAPFYYIEYGIAQLGALQLWMKAKEDPHRALANYRTALTLGGTRTLPDLFAAAGIRFDFSEKTLAPLVRAIEEELAGLPA, encoded by the coding sequence ATGACCGCTGCCGCGCCCGCCACCACCAGCCGAACATTTGTACCGGCCGATATCGACCTGGCCGACTTCGACCGGATCGAGCCGCTATACCGTATCCTGCTCGATCGGCCGGTCGAAACAGTTGCGCAACTTCAGTCGTGGCTGAAGGATGCATCGGAACTGTCGGCGGCGATCGACGAGTACGGCAACCGGCGCTACATCGACAATTCCTGCCACACCGACGACCCGGCCCTGGAAAAAGCCTATCTCCACTACGTCGAAAATGTGGACCCGAAGGTCAAGCCGCTGGCATTCGAGATGCAGAAGAAGTTCCTGGCCTCCCCCGCGTTGGAACAACTTCGCGGCGACCGCTGGTACGCCATGCTCGAGCGCAAGTGGAAGGCGGATGTCGAGGTCTTCCGCGCCGAGAACGTACCGTTAGAGACGCAAGTCACGAAGCTGACTAACGAATACGACAAAATCAGCGGCGAGCAGATGGTCACGTTCAAGGGCAAGGAATACACGCCGCAACAGATCGCCCGGTTCTACGAGCAGACCGACCGCCCGACCCGTCAAGGCGCGTGGGAGGCGGCTACCAGCCGCAGGCTGCAGGATGCCGAGCGGATCGAGACCATCTTCGACAAGCAATTGCCGCTGCGGCAGACCATCGCCCAGAACGCCGGCATGCGCAACTACCGCGACCTGGCCTGGAAGGCGAACAAGCGGTTCGACTACACCCCGGCCGACTGCCAGCGCTTCGCCGACGCGATCGCCGCGACCGTGGTGCCCCTGGTGGCCAAGCTTCACGCCGATCGGGCGAAAGATCTCGGTATCGATTCGGTTCGCCCGTGGGATCTGGAAGTCGATCCGCAGAACCGTTCGCCGTTGCATCCGTTCGCCGAGAATGATGTTGACGGGTTCGTCGCCAAGACACGCGAGATCTTCGATCGGCTGTCACCCGACATCGCGGCCGACTTCGACCAGCTCAAACTGCACGGCAACCTCGACTTGGCCAGCCGAAAGGGCAAACAGCCCGGCGGATACCAGTGTTCGCTCGAAGAGAGCAAACAGCCGTTCATCTTCATGAATGCCGCGGGCCTGCACCGCGATGTGGAAACGCTGCTGCACGAAGGCGGCCACGCCTTCCACTACCAGTGGGCGTGCCGCAAAGAGCCGTTGGTGTTCCTGCGATCGGCACCCATGGAGTTCTGCGAAGTCGCGAGCATGGCGATGGAGCTGCTCGGCGGCGAACACCTCGACGTGTTCTACGACGCCGAGGGCCAGGCCCGCGCCGCCCGCAAAAAGCTGGAAGGCATCCTGCGGTTCTTCCCCTGGATGGCAACCATCGACCAGTTCCAGCACTGGATCTACACGCACCAGGGTCATAGCCGTGAGGAGCGCGCGGCGCATTGGCTGATGCTGATGGACCGCTTCGGGAAAGGCGTCGATTGGACCGGTCACGAGTTGGCACGGCGGACGCTCTGGCAGCGGCAACTGCACTTGTTCCACGCCCCGTTCTATTACATCGAGTACGGCATCGCCCAACTCGGTGCGCTGCAGCTCTGGATGAAGGCCAAGGAAGACCCGCACCGCGCGCTGGCCAACTACCGCACAGCCCTGACGCTGGGCGGAACACGCACCCTCCCCGACCTCTTCGCCGCCGCGGGGATTCGGTTCGATTTCTCGGAAAAGACGCTCGCGCCGCTGGTCAGGGCGATCGAAGAGGAGCTTGCGGGATTGCCGGCGTAG